From a region of the Alphaproteobacteria bacterium genome:
- a CDS encoding class I SAM-dependent methyltransferase → MLFLPPLAMNARMIEIFDGIYRQALGDFKANRAHQAVEGFARLRQLAPDYPGLDVAYAKALRRDARFEDALAAFDTLKGDAIELGFEKAMCLLALGCAPEALAAFDWVLERRPNMAVAWYHSHAPALALRGMEDALRRLEHAMACTGPVNGNYAALLAAYRWLQGEEGLALSLARKGRHRVLIDGLKAIKPHLRQDHALFALAPQLLAYAMSEARTDGLVLEFGVRRGTSLRHLAAIAGQEVHGFDSFEGLPEAWGSAGPGLLSTASQLPTVPANARLHPGWFEDTLPAFLAEHPGNVRFVNIDSDLYASARTVLFALAPRLVEGSVVVFDELIGNPSWKEDEFKALAEFKTAFDVQYEYFALSPATKQAALKILQAPRFAKSQ, encoded by the coding sequence TTGCTCTTTTTGCCGCCCCTGGCCATGAATGCCCGCATGATCGAAATCTTCGACGGCATCTACCGGCAAGCGCTGGGCGATTTCAAGGCCAACCGCGCCCATCAGGCGGTGGAGGGTTTCGCCAGGCTGCGCCAACTCGCCCCCGACTATCCCGGTCTGGACGTCGCCTATGCCAAGGCGCTGCGCCGCGACGCCCGCTTCGAAGATGCGCTGGCTGCGTTCGATACGCTAAAGGGCGACGCCATCGAATTGGGATTCGAAAAAGCGATGTGCCTTCTGGCGCTGGGCTGCGCCCCAGAGGCGCTGGCCGCCTTCGATTGGGTTTTGGAGCGGCGCCCCAACATGGCCGTCGCCTGGTATCACAGCCATGCCCCGGCGCTGGCGCTTCGGGGCATGGAGGACGCCTTGCGCCGGCTTGAGCACGCCATGGCCTGCACCGGCCCGGTCAACGGCAATTACGCGGCCCTGCTGGCCGCCTATCGCTGGCTTCAAGGCGAAGAGGGACTGGCGCTATCCCTGGCCCGCAAGGGGCGCCATCGCGTTCTGATCGACGGCTTGAAGGCGATCAAACCGCATCTGAGGCAAGATCATGCGCTGTTTGCGCTGGCCCCCCAGTTGCTGGCGTATGCCATGAGCGAGGCGAGGACGGACGGGCTTGTTCTGGAATTCGGGGTTCGGCGCGGCACCTCGCTTCGCCATCTTGCCGCCATCGCTGGGCAAGAGGTGCATGGCTTCGATTCCTTCGAAGGACTGCCCGAAGCCTGGGGAAGCGCAGGCCCTGGATTGCTTTCAACGGCGTCGCAATTGCCGACCGTTCCCGCCAACGCGCGCCTGCATCCCGGATGGTTCGAAGACACGCTGCCCGCCTTCCTGGCCGAGCATCCTGGCAACGTGCGCTTCGTCAACATCGATTCCGATTTGTACGCCTCGGCCAGGACCGTGCTGTTCGCCCTGGCTCCCCGGTTGGTCGAAGGCTCGGTCGTCGTTTTCGACGAATTGATCGGCAATCCCAGTTGGAAGGAAGATGAATTCAAGGCGCTGGCCGAGTTCAAAACCGCCTTCGACGTACAATATGAATATTTCGCCCTGTCGCCCGCCACCAAACAGGCGGCCTTGAAAATTCTTCAAGCCCCCCGTTTCGCGAAATCCCAATAA
- a CDS encoding tetratricopeptide repeat protein — MRHLALLFALLLLPACESGLEEPASLTDKQVGTTLNEAVSEAEQANDWPAAAEYYHSLFERAPNDEKIALRYAKALRYSGYGPEAAGVLMPFADKHADNVALRIELGKCLIAATQPAKAVEILKKAQLQAPKNWEILSALGIAYDYQDMHSEAQESYLKALDLTPENPVVLNNLALSQAKSGALPIAIATLERAAKQPRARMQIRQNLAVLMAFKGDAQAAERLARQDLPADMAGRNASMFRLFSAPSN, encoded by the coding sequence ATGCGACATCTTGCCCTGCTCTTTGCCCTGCTTCTTCTCCCGGCCTGCGAAAGCGGGTTGGAGGAACCCGCCAGCCTGACCGACAAGCAGGTCGGCACGACCTTGAACGAAGCGGTCAGCGAGGCCGAACAGGCCAATGACTGGCCAGCGGCAGCGGAATATTACCATTCCCTTTTCGAACGCGCCCCCAACGACGAAAAGATCGCCCTGCGCTACGCCAAGGCGCTGCGCTATTCCGGCTATGGCCCCGAAGCGGCTGGCGTGCTGATGCCTTTCGCCGACAAGCATGCCGACAATGTGGCCCTTAGAATCGAATTGGGCAAATGCCTGATCGCCGCCACCCAACCGGCCAAGGCGGTCGAGATTCTTAAAAAAGCCCAGCTTCAGGCCCCCAAGAATTGGGAAATCCTGTCCGCCCTGGGCATCGCCTATGATTACCAGGACATGCATTCCGAAGCGCAGGAAAGCTATCTGAAGGCTTTGGACCTGACGCCAGAAAATCCGGTGGTGCTGAACAACCTAGCCTTGTCGCAGGCCAAAAGCGGCGCCTTGCCGATCGCTATCGCAACACTGGAGCGCGCCGCCAAGCAGCCCAGGGCGCGCATGCAGATCAGGCAGAATCTGGCCGTGCTGATGGCCTTCAAGGGCGACGCCCAGGCCGCGGAGCGGCTGGCTCGCCAGGATTTGCCCGCCGACATGGCCGGGCGCAACGCCTCGATGTTCCGCCTCTTCTCGGCGCCGTCCAACTGA
- a CDS encoding SoxR reducing system RseC family protein → MQAEDDMPDPSNFAAVEGLAKVVAIEGAVAWLEPEQTSSCGGCASSSACGADVFGSRLHARRFPLDNVHELKVGDRVVIGVQESTLVKASMTAYAIPLVTMLCSGTVAHLLGHEDGITMLATFAGLGIGLYIARLRAKKLTAQGELTPIYLRHAPSPAQSESCQLN, encoded by the coding sequence ATGCAGGCCGAAGACGATATGCCCGATCCCAGCAACTTTGCCGCCGTCGAAGGACTGGCCAAGGTTGTCGCCATTGAGGGAGCCGTCGCCTGGCTCGAACCCGAACAGACCTCGTCTTGCGGCGGCTGCGCCTCGTCAAGCGCGTGCGGCGCCGACGTTTTCGGTTCGCGCCTGCATGCCAGACGCTTTCCGCTCGACAACGTGCATGAGCTGAAGGTTGGCGACCGGGTCGTCATCGGCGTTCAGGAAAGCACGCTGGTCAAGGCCTCGATGACCGCTTATGCCATTCCGCTGGTAACCATGCTGTGCAGCGGCACCGTCGCCCATCTTTTGGGCCACGAAGATGGCATTACGATGTTGGCGACGTTCGCGGGCCTGGGAATCGGCCTTTATATCGCTAGGCTGCGGGCCAAGAAGCTGACCGCCCAGGGCGAGTTGACGCCCATCTATCTGCGCCATGCGCCATCCCCGGCGCAGAGCGAATCCTGCCAGCTGAACTAG
- a CDS encoding pyrimidine 5'-nucleotidase — protein sequence MPTPTLDQLDTWVFDLDNTLYPATSSLFPQIDARMRAFISELLGLNAVEAHALQKRYYREFGTTLRGLMLVHGLEPDRFLDFVHDIDRSVLGPDPRLDAALANLPGRKLIFTNGTESHAVKVLDRLGLSRHFEGIFDIRASNYVPKPDPETYQLLLTRHDVTARKAAMFEDIARNLKPAFDLGMTTIWVKAHEPEFRHDTADAHVHHATQDLAAWLDQTSCAGKAM from the coding sequence ATGCCCACCCCCACCTTGGACCAGCTTGACACCTGGGTCTTTGACCTGGACAACACCCTATATCCGGCCACTTCCAGCCTGTTTCCGCAGATTGACGCGCGCATGCGCGCCTTCATCTCGGAGTTGTTGGGGTTGAACGCCGTCGAGGCGCATGCGCTTCAGAAGCGCTATTACCGGGAATTCGGCACCACGCTGCGCGGCTTGATGCTGGTTCACGGGCTGGAACCCGACCGCTTTTTGGATTTCGTCCACGACATCGACCGATCGGTGCTGGGTCCCGATCCGCGCCTTGACGCGGCACTCGCCAATCTGCCTGGACGCAAGCTGATCTTCACCAACGGCACCGAAAGCCATGCCGTGAAGGTGCTGGACCGTTTAGGGCTATCCAGGCATTTCGAGGGCATCTTCGACATTCGCGCGTCGAATTACGTGCCCAAACCCGATCCCGAAACCTATCAACTGCTGCTGACCCGCCACGACGTGACGGCAAGAAAGGCCGCCATGTTCGAGGATATCGCCAGAAACCTGAAACCGGCCTTCGATCTGGGCATGACCACGATCTGGGTGAAGGCCCATGAACCGGAATTTCGCCACGACACGGCGGACGCGCATGTCCACCACGCCACCCAAGACTTGGCGGCTTGGCTGGATCAGACGTCTTGCGCCGGAAAGGCGATGTAG
- a CDS encoding formylglycine-generating enzyme family protein translates to MARASIHPGLFFCLLSLAFFCLPAHAQEPFRDCPDCPEMVIVPKGGFIMGSDVGHENERPAHPVKIAKPFALGRYEVTFDEWQACFDAQACLRNPDDHKWGRANRPVMNVTIDDVKQFLAWLSQKSGKRYRLPGEAEWEWAARAGTAGLFSWGDKMEPGRANCRGCGDDPFNGFSTAPVGSYPPNAFGLYDMAGNVWEWTEDCWHPDHTGAPKDQKPRGPEANPLPGLPACMARVMKGGAWYYYAQMSRPSARARNEGRVLSYVLGFRVARDVD, encoded by the coding sequence ATGGCGCGGGCCAGCATTCATCCCGGTCTGTTTTTCTGCCTGCTGTCGCTGGCCTTCTTCTGTCTTCCCGCCCATGCGCAAGAGCCTTTTCGCGATTGCCCCGACTGCCCGGAAATGGTGATCGTGCCGAAAGGCGGTTTTATCATGGGATCGGATGTGGGCCACGAGAACGAGCGCCCGGCGCATCCGGTGAAGATCGCCAAACCCTTCGCCCTTGGCCGCTATGAAGTCACCTTCGACGAATGGCAGGCCTGCTTCGATGCCCAGGCTTGCTTGCGCAATCCCGACGACCATAAATGGGGGCGCGCCAATCGCCCGGTCATGAACGTCACCATCGACGACGTCAAACAGTTCCTGGCTTGGCTGTCGCAAAAGAGCGGCAAGCGCTATCGCCTGCCCGGCGAAGCGGAATGGGAATGGGCGGCCAGGGCGGGAACCGCCGGCCTGTTTTCCTGGGGCGATAAAATGGAGCCTGGGCGGGCCAATTGCCGAGGCTGCGGCGACGATCCCTTCAACGGTTTTTCCACCGCCCCGGTGGGCAGCTATCCGCCCAACGCCTTTGGCCTTTACGACATGGCGGGCAATGTTTGGGAATGGACCGAGGATTGCTGGCATCCCGATCATACCGGAGCGCCCAAAGACCAGAAGCCGCGCGGACCCGAAGCCAATCCCCTGCCCGGCCTGCCCGCCTGCATGGCCCGCGTGATGAAAGGTGGGGCTTGGTACTACTACGCCCAGATGTCGCGGCCCAGCGCCAGGGCCAGGAACGAGGGCCGCGTCCTTAGCTATGTGCTGGGATTTCGCGTGGCAAGGGACGTGGATTAG
- a CDS encoding branched-chain amino acid aminotransferase, translating to MADTDIKAITWLDDGWHAGNPKALGPMTHGVWLGSVVFDGARAIRGLAPDMARHMARACASARVLGLEPMLTPYEIEELAWEGIRRFGPDAELYVCPMFWAESGFAIPDPASTRFALSVYEAPLPTSPGFTACLSSFRRPARDAAPTEAKASCLYPNISRIVREAGQKGFDTAAVLDPCGNLAEFAYTNLFLVKDGAAHTPAINGTFLNGITRQRVIALLRDAGVEVIERAIAPGELQTAKEIFATGNYAKVQACLRYEERSLSPGPVYELARQLYWDFAKRGA from the coding sequence ATGGCGGACACAGACATCAAGGCCATTACCTGGCTGGACGACGGCTGGCATGCCGGAAATCCCAAGGCGCTGGGACCGATGACGCACGGCGTCTGGCTGGGGTCGGTGGTGTTTGACGGCGCAAGAGCCATCCGGGGGCTGGCCCCCGACATGGCCCGCCACATGGCCAGAGCCTGCGCTTCGGCCCGCGTTCTGGGGTTAGAGCCGATGCTGACGCCCTATGAGATCGAGGAACTGGCCTGGGAGGGCATTCGCCGTTTCGGACCAGATGCCGAACTGTATGTCTGCCCTATGTTCTGGGCCGAGAGCGGTTTCGCCATCCCCGATCCGGCCAGCACGCGCTTTGCGCTGTCGGTCTACGAAGCCCCCTTGCCGACCTCTCCCGGCTTTACCGCCTGCCTGTCTTCGTTCAGAAGGCCCGCCCGCGACGCCGCCCCCACCGAGGCCAAGGCGTCATGCCTCTATCCCAACATTTCGCGCATCGTGCGCGAAGCCGGGCAAAAGGGATTCGATACGGCGGCCGTGCTCGATCCTTGCGGCAATCTGGCGGAATTCGCCTATACCAATCTGTTTCTGGTCAAGGATGGAGCGGCGCACACGCCCGCCATCAACGGCACCTTCCTGAACGGCATCACGCGCCAGCGGGTGATCGCCCTTCTGAGGGATGCGGGGGTCGAGGTGATCGAGCGGGCGATTGCGCCCGGCGAATTGCAGACGGCCAAGGAAATCTTCGCCACCGGCAACTACGCCAAGGTGCAGGCTTGTTTGCGCTATGAAGAACGCAGCCTGTCGCCTGGTCCGGTCTATGAACTGGCGCGCCAGCTTTATTGGGATTTCGCGAAACGGGGGGCTTGA
- a CDS encoding diguanylate cyclase, protein MTKTQFTIDSDVLTSSKAAVLAVTQDGHVLASNPSAQPLVEAIQEGHTPEVMGYIGRAAVTGKPMNESVLLPGISGPIYYELAILPLAAPATVMVFGRDVTLERNLRLALVESRQRYKDLVEISSDFSWETGLDGRFVFVTPRGALGFSAEALVGSLPIRLLSEGHEDQSSLFSARVAVEDTEVWMKRSDGSLACVLVSAAPLLGPAGEWRGARGVCRDITMVRERDAALARAANRERLLTYIVRTIRDEVDPANMLMAAAEATARALSCAGCQIFRSQDDKFIPAANFGEHSDDQSVHAVLANLEGGASSAELSLNGWQVLSAVSRYHREANGAICVWRAEGSQPFCDDDRLLILDVANQIGIANEQIANHERILNLSRTDGLTGLFNRRAFFEEIERRFNRLARDRKPAALIYVDLDNFKMVNDVHGHQKGDEALLAVKQLLIHNTRPIDLVSRLGGDEFAVWLENADQDVAEKRAQVLLDASRSLASFSGSPEKVLGVSLGIAVHDPRRSETLEGMIARADEAMYEVKRTGKGSYRIARPISPGGVGA, encoded by the coding sequence ATGACGAAAACGCAATTCACCATCGATTCCGACGTCTTGACGTCAAGCAAGGCCGCCGTGCTGGCGGTGACGCAGGATGGGCATGTCTTGGCCTCCAATCCCAGCGCCCAGCCGCTGGTCGAGGCGATCCAGGAAGGTCATACGCCCGAAGTGATGGGCTATATCGGGCGGGCCGCGGTAACCGGCAAGCCGATGAACGAGTCCGTGCTGCTGCCCGGCATCAGTGGACCGATCTATTATGAATTGGCCATTCTGCCGCTGGCCGCTCCCGCCACTGTCATGGTCTTTGGGCGCGACGTGACCTTGGAGCGCAATCTGCGCCTGGCCCTGGTTGAATCGCGCCAGCGCTATAAGGACCTGGTCGAAATCTCGAGCGATTTTTCCTGGGAAACCGGGTTGGATGGCCGTTTCGTGTTCGTCACACCCAGGGGCGCGCTGGGCTTCTCGGCCGAGGCGTTGGTGGGAAGCCTGCCCATCCGCCTCTTGTCGGAAGGCCATGAAGACCAGTCTTCCCTCTTCTCGGCCCGCGTGGCGGTGGAAGACACCGAAGTTTGGATGAAGCGCTCGGACGGCAGTCTGGCCTGCGTGCTGGTTTCGGCGGCCCCCCTGTTGGGACCAGCCGGGGAATGGCGAGGTGCTCGGGGCGTTTGCCGCGACATCACCATGGTGCGCGAGCGTGACGCCGCCCTGGCCAGGGCCGCCAACCGCGAGCGTTTGCTGACCTACATCGTGCGCACCATCCGAGACGAGGTCGATCCCGCCAATATGCTGATGGCGGCGGCTGAGGCCACGGCCCGCGCGCTGTCATGCGCCGGGTGCCAGATTTTCCGCTCGCAAGACGACAAATTCATTCCGGCGGCTAATTTCGGCGAACATAGCGACGATCAGTCGGTGCATGCCGTGCTGGCCAATCTGGAGGGAGGCGCTTCCTCGGCGGAACTGTCCTTGAACGGATGGCAGGTGCTAAGCGCCGTGTCGCGCTATCACCGCGAAGCCAACGGCGCCATTTGCGTCTGGCGCGCCGAAGGCTCGCAGCCCTTCTGCGACGACGACCGCCTGCTGATTCTGGACGTCGCCAACCAGATCGGCATCGCCAACGAACAGATCGCCAATCACGAACGCATCTTGAACCTGTCGCGCACCGATGGGCTGACCGGCCTGTTCAACCGCCGCGCCTTCTTCGAAGAGATCGAGCGGCGCTTCAATCGTCTGGCCCGCGATCGCAAGCCGGCGGCCCTGATCTATGTCGATCTGGATAATTTCAAGATGGTCAACGACGTGCACGGCCATCAGAAAGGCGATGAAGCGCTGTTGGCCGTAAAGCAGCTTTTGATTCACAACACGCGCCCGATCGATCTGGTGTCGCGCCTGGGCGGCGACGAATTCGCCGTCTGGCTTGAAAACGCCGACCAGGATGTGGCCGAAAAGCGCGCGCAGGTCTTGCTCGACGCCAGCCGCTCGCTGGCTTCCTTCTCAGGCTCGCCCGAAAAAGTCCTGGGCGTTTCCTTGGGCATCGCCGTGCATGATCCCAGACGATCGGAAACGCTCGAAGGCATGATCGCCAGGGCGGACGAGGCCATGTACGAGGTCAAGCGCACCGGCAAGGGCAGCTATCGCATCGCAAGGCCGATCTCGCCCGGCGGAGTTGGCGCATGA
- a CDS encoding FAD:protein FMN transferase codes for MTVKFTRRRALTVLAAAAGVPLFLTAKGAQAKMARWEGTALGAPASISLYHKDEAKAHAAIEAGLAELARLESIFSVYRADTTLARLNREGRVENVSPDFIAMLTHALTLAEKSDGVYDPTIQPLWQTYFSHFTGVNPDPNGPAASQIEAARQLVDWRNVEVNAKARSVAFAKPGMGLTLNSGAQGYITDRVADVLRAYGFTQMIVDMGEPRAMDAKPDGSAWKIGIANPANPEQAISEIDVVNKCVSTSGGYGTLFDDAGKFTHLIDPRSGKTAPALLGVSVVASTATAADGLSAAMLLSDPAKRLPLLRAMGGEMALFVTPSGVVEKLEA; via the coding sequence ATGACCGTCAAGTTCACCCGCCGCCGCGCTCTTACGGTGCTTGCCGCCGCCGCTGGCGTGCCTCTTTTCCTGACGGCCAAAGGGGCCCAGGCCAAGATGGCGCGCTGGGAAGGAACGGCGCTTGGCGCTCCGGCCTCGATCTCGCTTTATCATAAGGACGAGGCGAAGGCGCACGCCGCCATCGAGGCGGGCTTGGCCGAACTGGCTAGGCTTGAGTCCATTTTCAGCGTCTATCGGGCCGACACCACCTTGGCCCGCTTGAACCGCGAAGGCCGGGTCGAGAACGTCTCGCCGGACTTCATCGCGATGCTGACGCATGCCCTGACGCTGGCCGAGAAAAGCGACGGCGTCTACGATCCCACCATTCAGCCCCTGTGGCAGACCTATTTCAGCCATTTCACCGGCGTCAATCCCGATCCGAACGGCCCGGCAGCCAGCCAGATCGAGGCGGCCCGCCAGTTGGTCGATTGGCGCAATGTCGAGGTCAATGCCAAGGCGCGCAGCGTGGCCTTCGCCAAGCCGGGCATGGGCCTTACGCTGAACAGCGGCGCCCAGGGCTATATCACCGACCGCGTGGCGGATGTGCTTCGCGCCTACGGATTTACCCAGATGATCGTCGATATGGGCGAGCCTCGGGCGATGGACGCCAAGCCCGACGGTTCCGCCTGGAAGATCGGCATCGCCAATCCGGCCAATCCAGAACAGGCGATCAGCGAAATCGACGTCGTGAACAAGTGCGTCTCGACCTCGGGCGGCTATGGCACCTTGTTCGACGATGCGGGCAAATTCACCCATCTGATCGATCCGCGCTCGGGCAAGACCGCTCCGGCGCTGCTGGGCGTTTCGGTGGTGGCTTCCACGGCCACCGCTGCCGACGGCCTCTCGGCCGCCATGCTGCTGTCCGATCCCGCCAAGCGCTTGCCGCTTCTGCGCGCCATGGGCGGCGAAATGGCCCTGTTCGTCACGCCTTCGGGCGTCGTTGAGAAGCTGGAGGCGTGA
- a CDS encoding DUF2336 domain-containing protein yields MSNLLKRLLGSLKGEKPVEYEEARDLAASADAKTRGELAAHKGLMPEILYYLAGDPLSEVRRKIAKNPSTPVQANLLLAKDADEDVRSDLALKIAKLAPGLGPDEQDRIRRITYETLEILARDQLPRVRRIIAETLKDVANAPPDIIRRLARDTEIVVAGPVLECSPVLTDEDLLEIISTGPIKGALAAISRRAGVGAEVADVIAKSDDVEAIAVLLGNKSAQIREETLDRLIERAPDIEMWHAPLVQRPHLSARAVGRIARFVADNLLDALKTRNDLPESVMADVEREVKKRLEAETQQIELRQPRRKGAAGAGANADPLAELKQLHAAGKLEEDDVAKALSAGKLEMVTGSLAVRAGLSLEVVKKAIETQSAKGMVALSFKAGLGMDLSQQLQAKLARVPPSGIIRAHKGNCPLSPDEVDWQIDFFKSLVADAKAR; encoded by the coding sequence ATGAGCAATCTGCTAAAGCGCCTGTTGGGCAGCCTGAAGGGCGAAAAGCCGGTCGAATATGAAGAGGCCAGGGATCTGGCGGCCAGCGCCGACGCCAAGACAAGGGGCGAACTGGCGGCCCATAAGGGGCTGATGCCGGAAATCCTGTACTATCTGGCGGGCGACCCGTTAAGCGAGGTGCGTCGCAAAATCGCCAAGAATCCTTCGACGCCGGTACAGGCCAATCTTCTGCTGGCCAAGGACGCCGACGAAGACGTGCGTTCCGACCTGGCGCTGAAAATCGCCAAGCTGGCGCCCGGACTTGGACCCGACGAACAAGACCGCATCCGGCGCATCACCTATGAGACGCTGGAAATCCTGGCTCGCGACCAGTTGCCGCGCGTCAGGCGCATCATCGCCGAGACGCTGAAGGACGTCGCCAACGCGCCGCCCGACATCATCCGCCGACTGGCTCGCGATACGGAAATCGTGGTGGCCGGGCCGGTGCTGGAATGTTCGCCGGTTCTGACCGACGAAGACCTGCTGGAAATCATTTCGACAGGCCCCATCAAGGGGGCCTTGGCCGCCATTTCCAGGCGCGCTGGCGTTGGCGCCGAGGTGGCCGACGTTATCGCCAAGTCGGACGATGTCGAGGCCATCGCCGTGTTGCTGGGCAACAAAAGCGCCCAGATCCGCGAAGAAACCCTGGATCGCCTGATCGAACGCGCCCCGGATATCGAGATGTGGCACGCCCCATTGGTGCAGCGCCCGCATCTGTCGGCCAGGGCCGTGGGGCGCATCGCCAGATTCGTGGCGGACAATCTGCTCGACGCGTTGAAGACGCGCAACGATCTGCCCGAAAGCGTGATGGCCGACGTCGAACGCGAGGTCAAGAAGCGCCTGGAGGCGGAAACCCAACAGATCGAACTGCGCCAGCCCAGGCGCAAGGGGGCCGCAGGTGCTGGCGCCAACGCCGATCCTCTGGCCGAACTCAAACAGCTTCATGCGGCGGGCAAGCTGGAGGAAGACGACGTCGCCAAGGCCTTGTCGGCGGGCAAGCTGGAGATGGTCACCGGTTCGCTGGCCGTGCGGGCCGGTCTGTCGCTGGAAGTGGTGAAGAAGGCCATCGAAACGCAAAGCGCCAAAGGCATGGTGGCCCTTTCCTTCAAGGCTGGTCTGGGCATGGACTTGTCGCAGCAACTGCAGGCCAAGCTGGCGCGCGTGCCGCCTTCGGGCATCATCCGCGCCCATAAGGGCAATTGTCCGCTTTCGCCCGACGAGGTGGATTGGCAGATCGACTTCTTCAAAAGTCTGGTCGCTGACGCCAAGGCGCGCTAA